The Metabacillus sp. B2-18 genome has a window encoding:
- the yjcZ gene encoding sporulation protein YjcZ: protein MGFGYGNYGGFGGYGAGYGGFGSGGAFALIGVLFILLIIVGAALFS from the coding sequence ATGGGTTTTGGTTATGGTAATTACGGTGGCTTTGGTGGCTACGGTGCAGGATATGGTGGCTTTGGCAGCGGTGGAGCATTCGCTCTAATAGGTGTTCTATTCATTTTATTAATAATTGTTGGGGCTGCTTTGTTTAGTTAA